tttcaccgaaatgctctgttttgaaacaaacgtcttttaacgtccttggcactcctctgtaggattttactaaacgttatttaacgtttttggcagtcaaagagttaatcacaaatgttatagttgttctaaatgtacagtaaaaaatctaggttttcatactcttgttgacaaaaaaaaaagttaaactaatagaaatagttcaaatgaatttttgacgtctatagccgtcaatggcagtgaatgagttaatatcgccCTCTTCTTCTCCGCCTTCTTCtccaccttcttcttctttcccttcttcttcttcctctccgTCTTCTTCTTtgccttatttttcttttccttcttcatcttcttcttcgcCTTCTTCATCTTTTCCTTCTTCGTCTtctccttcttcctcttcttctttgccCTCTTCtccgccttcttcttcttctccgccttcttcttcttctccgccttcttcttcttctccgccTTCTTCTTGTGTTGACTGTGTTGTTGTGATTTCAGGCTTTGACTCCAGAAAGTGTTCGGAGGTCCACGGTAAATATTGACTTGACTTTTTTACGAACACGTTCATTTTTGTAGCTTTGAACCCCAATTTGGAATCCTAGTAACCTTTCCTTCACACCCTAATCTGAAATCCTACTTGAACCTCTAACCCAGGCAATAAACCCAAACCTAGgttttaaacactaatttgaaaagcCTACCCTTGGATTGAAAGCATaatcctgatttgaaaccccaaccctaggcTTCAAAACCCTACCTTGAAACCCAAGTACTGACTTTTCACCTTAATTAGAAACCCTGACTTTAAATCagaactcttgtttgaaaccctaacttgtaCTCCAAACcctgatttaaaaccctaacttggtctttaaaaaaaaacgaaattttgaaatgcacaaaatgtgaagttccatttttacttttgtgtaaAAACATGTAGGTTTGCGCAACTAGTGGATTTGTCTCCGGatatggtgaagcagcatgagGCTCATTAGGCAAGGTTGCCGAGaaataaattagttttaatatCATCAAGCTTTTCTAGATATGGAAAGATACGACGGCGTATAtaagggccacgtataaaaaaatttttttagagggcaggGGTAatattgacagaaaaaaatcgtaaatttgcgactttataaaatggcagatttgcgagaaaaaaaactctgcaatttaagaaatacacgtagcgtagctatagtctaacgtgaggattcgttggtggttgaTTGGACAccgtttataaaatgaaaaggcaggacggagacggattcattcttaattgaaactttactcgtcatacacggcagctagagcgacagcACTTCCTggtcccctatcagctgactaacacgaaccaatcagaagctagcacactttaggtaaatgcaagcgaatgacggagagcagcagattcaattcgtacaaaaaactaaatgtatgaacgtgtaaataataattctggaaacataaatgtagaagtagatatttattttaacaaattaactttttttttctcgcaaatctgccactttataaagtcgcaaatttaagagtttttttctcgcaatttttttttctcgcagtttttcttaattttttatgtGTGGCTAAGATACAAATAAAGTATGTACGACAAAATTTTCTGGCTGTTGGGTGCAGGGCCGAAGCCACCCCAAAATCATGAAAACCCTCAACTATTATTTACCTAATGTAGCAATTTTACAAAATgaccagaaaagaaaaacaatacaatcatttttttctttattaattttactgtatttaacaaatatCAGTAAAATCATTTCAAGCTCCCCTTGcatctttcccttttttttttttttttgtacgtaaccctgaaatgaaaaaaaaagtttgcgcACCTTTGATGCAATGGACGCAAGGATTGTGTCGTCCTCTTCATCTTGCCCGACGTGTCCGTGCGTCTTCAGGCGTTCAACTCCGAGACGGACAACTTGAAGCTGGCGTACGGCGGCCACCAGTACCACGCCAGCTGCGCCAACTTCTGGATCAACTGCGTGGAGCCCAAACCGCCGGGACTCATCCTGCCCGACTTGCTCTGAGCGACCaactttccactttttttttttattttttatttactgagTCACGTCcactggcggccattttaccttTGTGACCTGATCCTGTTTAAAGCTTGAAGTTGTTCATTGCGCTTTGGACTGTAACAAAATGGATGCCGACTTGAATGTGctcttgtttttaaatgtcacttTCAATGTTTTTAATTCTTCTTGGCTGGaagacacatttatttttattttacgttttatttgtagttttgaGTCTCCCTGGGTATTTAACTGGTGTACATTTTTAGCTTATTGGGGGTTTATTTGGAGGGAACGTAATTTaattgagtttttgtgtgtgtttgtcttgtgtgaATGTGATGTAAATAAACAGACCGTTTAAATTTCTCGTGATTTTGTTTTCCACGAGCCTTTCCGCGTCTGCCAGTGCTCACGTTTCCCAGCATGCACTGCAGCGCCATCAGTCTAACCGTCGGGTTTGTGCGTGTGGCTCACGTTTTCTACTGATAGCCTTGTGCTTGTATTCAAATGGAAATGTGGTGGAGTGGATACTCAAAGGAGTAGAGTGGCTCATCATACCATATACTGGTACACAGtggatagaaaaagtctacacacccctgtttaaatgccTTTATGATGTGACAATGACGAATTATTTCAAAACCTTTTCCACCATTTATGAgacctacaacaacaaaaatacaatctTTTCAAGACGAATGAGAGattgtggttgcaaaagtgtacacacccttaCGACCGGCACACGCGTGATCAGAAAATGTCTGTCTTGAGACCTGGTTGAGGCAGCACGTGGCTGCGCGCTTTCTTCCAAATTAAACAATTGGACATTTGTGTAAACAATTGTTTGCTCCCGAGGCGGCTCTATGTTTAGTGACACCAGCTGCCTCGTTAAGCCAAAGCCCTCGTGTGCTGCGTTCCATGCTCGTGTCTTCTCAATGCAATCTCGCCCGACACTCAAAAAGCACCAGTCATGCTGCGTGGAAgtctttattcttttttttttttccaaattcaaacacaaacattggCACAAGCGCTTCACGTTTTTTGGgtcaagttatttatttttaatttaacatcATGTTTTATTTGTGCTTGTATTGGTAGTTTGACTCAAAAAGCCAAACATGAATCATCGTTTGTCATTATTcctttacattatttttagtaCACAATCCTAGAATGCTATTTTCTATAATagtaatattttataataataatactttttttttgttggtatttCAATTGTGGCTAGAACGGATTAAtgtcatttccattcttttcaatgggaaaagttgATTTGCGATGTTGACTATGTTTGGAGGTGCGAACGCGGTCACATGCAAATCAAGGTACACCAAACAAATTCAACTCGGGTTCACTGTACACTGCTGTCAAAAAAGTGCTACCGTACACGTGACATCATGACAAGCACAGTCAACACCACGAGACCAACCGCGTCCTCGTCCAGCTCTACGTCTCCAGAGTTGGTTAAAAAGGTTTTTTCACAGTCCCCAGTAGGGTGCCAGACTGCGGCGGTCCCTCTGGTAGATGTCCGGGATGGCCCCGTAGGGCGTCTGCACCATCTTGACCGAGTTCCTTCCGAAGAGCTTGCGCTCGTACTCGATGAGCTGGCGCCAGAATCCGCCGTTGGGCCGGATGACGGGTCGGCGGGCCTTGACCCAGGCGTGGGCGTCGGCCAGCGATACGCGGTGGTACTTCATGAGGTAGGCCAGGCACAGCGATGCGGAGCGGCTGACGCCGGCGGCGCAGTGCACCAGGACGGCGCCCCGCTTGCGGCCCACGCTGTGGATTTTGTCGGCCACGCCGTCGAAGTAGAGCGAGATGGGCGAGTGCGGCGCGTCGGCCAGCGGCACCTTCACGTACTCCACGTGCGGCCAGTTGAAGTTGGGCAGCTCCAGCGTGGCGTTGACCACGCACGTGATGCCCTTGGACAGGAGCAGGCCGCGGTTGGACGCCACGTTGCCGCGGCTCAGGAACAGGCTCGGCGTGATCTGGGCTATGCCGCCCTCGGGCAGCAGCCGGGGCACCGCCGGCGCCAAAGACAAGctacgatgatgatggtggtggctTTGGTGGGGCGGGAAGAAGCCTTGGCTGCGGGAACCCATGGACGAAGATGACGAGACGTTTAACAGGAGAATCCCTCGGAACGCAAAGTCATAGTAGAGAAGGAAGACTCctggaaaacaacaaaacatcagGTACTACAGTCCCCGTTAAAATGAACAGAAATGTTATTAGATTGttccagaaaacatttttggtcaTTTCCACACCGTGActatgaggcgctctaaagtggacATACAAGCCTAAAGACCCATTCCACATACTGGCAGCTAagtctgacttaaaaaaaaaaaaaagccacctcAGAAGAAATTCCGCCTTTCTCATTGTGATATGCGCACACTCGCAaatgacaatgaggcactcttaACAAGAAAAGAGAAGGATGTAACTATATGTGTGAGCCACAAAATACATCCACTTCAAACCCCCTGAGTCCAGTTGCTGGAACATATCTCACCAAGTTGTCATGGGGGTTttccatgccgctgtgacaacgaggcgctctaaattGGCCAGACCATCCCAAAGCCCTGGGCCATACATTGATTGACAAGTCggagttatttatttatctatttatttatttacaaatttccCCCTCCTGCACACACTTgcggccaacaacgaggcgctctaaaggaGCCATGCCAACAAACTACTCAAAATGATGGTGCATTTTCAGGTGTAGGAATCGCTAGCTAGCACGCTAACTGCACTTTCACAAATCACAGCGCTCAAGTTGTTATATAATAGGGGAGGGGCAACTCGTGCTGAACTCCAAAGTGCAGTTTTAACcacacccccaaaaatttggaAAACTGTAGGCTacctttaaattaaacaagcacttaaaaataacaaaacaaacctttttttttgtgtgtgtgtgtgtgttaatttttcCCGGAGCTGTGCATGCTTGCGTCTTGACATCAGTCACTACTGCGGGCAGCTTTTCAAAAGCGGTTATCTTCAACACGTGAGCCGACTAATCCTGACTGGTCGCTGCTGTCGACATGAAAAGCGCGCTGAGACAGAAGGTTGCaggtgttgccatggcaacccacAGAGCacaatatacatataaacatgCTGGCTCATCTGTAATCTTCTGCTCTCTACTGTCTATCAATCACTATCTCTTGTCACTTGCATCTTTCAACAAGTGTGTGTTGATGCGTGTGTGTAAAGATTCCGCAGGGCTCGGGTTCCACTGGTCGCACAAACTGGGAAACTTGAGCCAGCAGGCGATGAGATAGAAAAGCAGAGCGTGCAATGACTTTCCCTGGAATATCAGGAATAACGTTTGGAATTCCTCCGCTTGATTGACACTGTAGTCTGCATGAGAGCAGCTAAAATGGAACTGAGCGCAGCGcagacctcccccaaggctcAACTGTGTTTAGTGTCCATATAGTAGCAGGCCACTTCCTGGTTCACTCATTCACTTTGGATTCCACAATGGGGGTAATAATTATATTAgttaaatggcaaaaaatatatataaataaaataaaattactgtaagtttaagtttaaagtcaggcttagggttttaaatcaggTTCCCTAGCAAAAGTCTGGGTTTCAAGCCTGTGTAGggttttcaaattcaatttcattcattatctataatgcaatacagtacaacatatttttgtgtCTGGTAAATTAATACATCTATGTATAAGTTGTAGTttgtaaatgtattgtacaaaatataccttagcttagcaaacatatttttatttgtaaaaggagtcgaaatgcaaaaaaaaacaaaaaaagtcgctctctttttttctttttttttggtctcttaaTTTTTCCCAGAGCCCGACATGTAAATTGatacgcacacaaacaaaacacgtTTTTAAAGCAAGAAGTATTGTTGCATAAATGTCAATCGGAACACTCACCACTCCAAATGAAGACGATGATGGTTTGTTCTTCAATGCAACGCCCGCATCAGCATCAGCGCCGCGTGTTCGGCCGTCGGCACTCAGCGTCCACTCAGTCTGCGGAATCGCGCCGAGGGGCCGCTGGGAAAGAGTGGGAGGGAgttggaggggtgggggggtggggtgggggtagTCGACGCGAGGAGCACGACACGCAAACATGACGACAAAAGTCCACGCAAGGCGCCGTCCGCCTTCTTCTTGCTCTGCTCCTCCCCTTTCTCGATGTTTGAGGGAACAACGGCGACACACAGAGGACACGACCAGTACTGCAATCCCCccacttcctttttttgttttactactATTGTCGCTACCACTAATGTAAGTGGTCGATAAAAACCTAGTAAACTTTGtgaaagtctgaaaaaaaaatactgtactaacATTTGGCTAGGTCAGGTTTGTTAGAGGGTTAAGGTTAGCCCCCATCCACGCCCTTGTTttcaaaaccctcatttgaaaccccaacacgatcttaaaaccctaatttgaaaccctagcgctactTTATACTTCAATTCAAACTCCTaagcctagtttaaaaccctactttgaaaattctatgtaattttaaaaaagggaaaTCCAACTACTTGAACTaaaatatattgatatatattattgatatatttcattcataaaatattgtattattttaaaaccagaaaataagtaaagtaaataaaaattctaacatttttttttaaaaacaaaatcacaattttCAATGTAATGGTTCTCCTTTGAACACGTTCGTTGGTTATTCAAATGATGCAAAAATAAACCAACCAAATCTATTtatttcgtttaaaaaaaacctattcaaaacaaaaattgtatttatttaatttaaattcaaaagcattaaaaaaaaacgtgtaattttaattaaaaagaaaactaaatcaTGTATTTCAAATGAGTATCATGTATTTATTAAAGACAAAACAAGAATATAActacaaatgaacaaaaaacatttattatacaagtgtaaaaatgtcAAGATGCATTCTGGGCGATGACGGCGGCCGTCGCCATGACGACTAGCACCTGCAGCCAGTCACGCCAGCTGACATTCAATTGACCTTGACACTCCCAACGACAGTCACGTGACCGCTCACCCAAAGTACGCCCAATCACATCCATGACATTTTGCTTTTGCAACGGAGCACAACTGAGATCTTCAAAGCATTACAAATAATAGTTTAAGTTGAGGTTGCCACTCTTAACAGTTGTGTAGTGTGCCAGGGAAAGGTTGACTTTTAACCTCCCCTCAACATATACACACAGTGACaagattgttgccatgg
The genomic region above belongs to Vanacampus margaritifer isolate UIUO_Vmar chromosome 5, RoL_Vmar_1.0, whole genome shotgun sequence and contains:
- the dusp14 gene encoding dual specificity protein phosphatase 14 — encoded protein: MGSRSQGFFPPHQSHHHHHRSLSLAPAVPRLLPEGGIAQITPSLFLSRGNVASNRGLLLSKGITCVVNATLELPNFNWPHVEYVKVPLADAPHSPISLYFDGVADKIHSVGRKRGAVLVHCAAGVSRSASLCLAYLMKYHRVSLADAHAWVKARRPVIRPNGGFWRQLIEYERKLFGRNSVKMVQTPYGAIPDIYQRDRRSLAPYWGL